One region of Dokdonia sp. 4H-3-7-5 genomic DNA includes:
- the ilvC gene encoding ketol-acid reductoisomerase — MNYFNTLPLRDQLAQLGKCRFMDASEFQDGIAAIEGKKIVIVGCGAQGLNQGLNMRDSGCDISYALREGAITDKRPSFVNASSNGFTVGTYQELIPSADLVLNLTPDKQHTAVVKAVMPLMKKGATLAYSHGFNIVEEGMEIREDLTVIMVAPKCPGSEVREEYKRGFGVPTLIAVHPNNDPEGKGLAQAKAYAAATGGHRAGVLESSFVAEVKSDLMGEQTILCGVLQTGSILCFDKMVEKGIDPAYAGKLIQYGWETITEALKHGGITTMIDRLNNPSKIKAFNLAEELKEIMRPLFEKHMDDIISGHFSKTMMEDWAADDKNLHKWRAATGETAFEKQTITTAEISEQEYFDHGVLMVAMVKAGVELAFETMTAAGIIEESAYYESLHETPLIANTIARKKLFEMNRIISDTAEYGCYLFDHACKPLLTDFMKRVDTNIIGSAFAKENDVDNQELIAVNDAIRNHPVEEIGATLRRAMVAMKKVKTA, encoded by the coding sequence ATGAACTACTTCAATACATTGCCACTTAGAGATCAACTGGCACAACTAGGGAAATGCCGCTTTATGGATGCTAGCGAATTTCAAGACGGAATAGCTGCTATAGAAGGGAAGAAAATTGTGATTGTAGGTTGTGGCGCGCAAGGTCTTAATCAAGGTCTTAATATGCGTGATAGCGGTTGTGATATTTCTTATGCACTTCGTGAGGGAGCGATTACAGATAAACGTCCATCCTTTGTAAATGCTAGTTCTAATGGGTTTACTGTAGGAACATATCAAGAGTTAATACCCAGCGCAGATTTGGTACTCAATTTAACACCAGATAAACAGCACACAGCTGTTGTAAAAGCTGTAATGCCATTAATGAAAAAGGGAGCTACGCTTGCTTATTCTCACGGTTTTAATATTGTAGAAGAAGGAATGGAAATACGTGAAGATCTCACGGTAATAATGGTGGCACCTAAGTGTCCTGGTTCTGAGGTGAGAGAAGAATATAAAAGAGGTTTTGGAGTACCTACCTTAATTGCAGTACACCCTAATAATGATCCAGAAGGGAAAGGGCTAGCGCAAGCAAAAGCCTATGCAGCAGCGACAGGAGGACATAGAGCAGGTGTTCTAGAGTCTTCTTTTGTAGCAGAAGTGAAGTCTGATCTTATGGGTGAGCAAACAATCCTTTGTGGAGTACTACAAACAGGTTCTATTTTATGTTTTGATAAAATGGTAGAAAAAGGAATTGACCCTGCATATGCTGGGAAATTAATTCAATACGGCTGGGAAACCATCACAGAAGCTTTAAAACACGGCGGAATCACAACCATGATTGATCGTCTTAATAATCCGTCTAAGATTAAAGCCTTTAATCTAGCCGAGGAATTAAAAGAAATTATGCGTCCATTATTTGAAAAGCACATGGATGATATTATCTCTGGTCACTTCTCAAAAACCATGATGGAAGACTGGGCTGCAGATGATAAGAATCTTCACAAATGGAGAGCTGCCACTGGAGAAACTGCTTTTGAAAAACAGACAATCACTACCGCAGAGATTTCGGAGCAAGAATATTTTGATCACGGAGTACTCATGGTAGCCATGGTGAAAGCAGGAGTAGAGCTCGCGTTTGAAACCATGACCGCTGCGGGAATTATAGAAGAAAGTGCTTATTATGAGTCGTTACATGAAACGCCTCTTATTGCAAATACTATTGCTAGAAAGAAGCTTTTTGAGATGAATCGTATTATATCTGACACAGCAGAGTATGGTTGCTATCTTTTTGATCATGCTTGTAAACCGTTATTAACTGACTTTATGAAGAGGGTAGATACAAATATTATAGGTTCTGCTTTCGCAAAAGAAAATGATGTAGATAATCAAGAACTTATTGCTGTAAACGATGCCATACGCAATCATCCTGTTGAGGAAATAGGAGCAACATTACGAAGAGCTATGGTCGCAATGAAGAAAGTGAAAACGGCTTAA
- the ilvN gene encoding acetolactate synthase small subunit, which yields MSEQITTYTVTIYSENNIGLLNRISAIFQRRKINIESLSASESEIDDVFKFTLVVNITEHQMEKIKGQIERQVEVIKAFYHSDEETIFTESALFKIKSELLFEEPQIQNIIKDSHARIVTVNRDFFVLEKSGRRSEIDLVHRELKPFGIMQFTRSGRIAVTKTEMPISSLLQQIRNEQEAAFAKT from the coding sequence ATGAGTGAGCAAATAACAACATACACGGTAACAATATACAGCGAGAACAACATTGGGTTACTCAATCGCATCTCTGCTATATTTCAACGTCGTAAAATTAATATTGAAAGCCTCTCTGCCTCAGAAAGTGAGATAGATGATGTTTTTAAATTTACACTAGTGGTAAATATTACAGAACATCAAATGGAGAAAATCAAAGGTCAGATAGAACGTCAGGTTGAGGTCATTAAAGCTTTTTACCATAGTGATGAAGAGACCATTTTTACAGAAAGCGCACTTTTTAAAATCAAATCTGAGTTGCTTTTTGAAGAGCCTCAAATTCAGAATATTATAAAAGATAGCCATGCGCGCATAGTTACAGTAAATAGAGACTTCTTTGTGCTAGAAAAGTCAGGCCGCAGGTCTGAAATTGATTTGGTACACCGCGAGTTAAAACCTTTTGGTATCATGCAGTTTACTCGTTCGGGTAGAATTGCAGTTACTAAGACAGAGATGCCTATCTCTTCATTATTGCAACAAATAAGGAATGAGCAGGAGGCCGCTTTCGCGAAAACGTAA